The Lytechinus variegatus isolate NC3 chromosome 7, Lvar_3.0, whole genome shotgun sequence genome includes the window TCTATTGCACTTTTCATATTTAAAGTTTATTCTAATACAACATACTGACTACCACAGACATTGTCATTCATATACAGGCAAATCTGAGCTCAGAGGAATGTGTACATGGTATTCATCTTGTCATATACAACAGCAACACTTTGCAATGTTCAGCAACATAAAAAAGATTATCATTCATGAGGATTTATTAATCCATTTCGTCTGTATGGCAACTATGGCTTTtcagtttttgttttataagCTTTACTATAACATCATCAGAGTTTGCTAAATATATTGATactacatacagtacatgtacaagtagtttatatttcattcacatttcaaaatcataataGTGTTGAATAATTACTGGTAATGATTTACCCCTGCTCCACATGGTGTGAGATACAACATTGAACATACAGAGATGGGGAAGATACtatttttaaatgttaatttgtataaaataaGTATAATTAtgaagattttgttttgttaatgtttCATTTGACTATGTGATTTCTCACATATTTTATAATCTAACAGGAAATGGGTAAAACACACTATTAGCGATGCTTTTTAATGATCTCATGTATAGTTTAAACACTATAAAATACTCTCAGACAAGTATACCTTTTTATCATACAATGATCTGATTTTGGAATGCACTAATTTAATCACTAACACCTAAACTTGCTCTCTTCTTCAGAAATGGAAAATTGGAATTTCGGTTGTTGGAAAttaaaagctacatgtatatgaaataacaaaaaagcaaaaaatagaGTATCATATAATGAAAGAATACATGGATTCTGGAATGGTTTTTCAAACTTCTTCAAGGgtgtacaatacacagaatgcaATACATAAAGTAAACAAGTACAAAGTCTTCATAATTTGGATATTCAACATCTGAAGCCATATGAGGCTTATTAATGAGTGATATTCAAAATCAGTGTCCCCAAATCAATAACCTACTGATACAGTTTACATAAATTGCTTTGTAATACTCATTAATTACAATCTACAGTCATAACGTAGAACtttcatactttcaaagtttatttctttaatattttgcaAAGTTTCCCCTAAATAGCAAGTAGATGGTGATGGACATTGTCCCTGGGAGGCTATTGGCTTTAAATCTATTTCATGTTTGTGTTGAATTATGCcagctattgtttaaagcagtTTGCTGCATTTCATCAGACTGGgacagtacatacatgtaggtattaaAGGTGAGAAATGACTCTTATCATCAAATTTATCACTTCTTTTGATAACAGTTGATGGAAAGGGCTCCTTTGGATatgttaaaaaatacaaatcagaGCATACATGTAAGCCATAACATTTATGCTGAAGTCATATTATATCCTACATTTCATGACATATTCTGCTTTtatctaataataacaatacatacattatgtacatgtatgcacatgtTACATCCTAACACTTCTAAAATTTAGGTTTGTCTACATGCAAGTACTGTTTCTGTTATGTGTGGGAAATACATATACCTACCACTTCAATAGTTTTCATTATTCTGTTTTGTATTTCTAAAGACCAGAAAGTATAGGTCCTCCTCATAATGAAATTGTGGaaaatgtaatgtaaatatttgtGTCACACagtttttcagaaaatattttgaaacatgaTTCTGGCATAAATGTTACATGTCTGTCTTAACTCAGGATGTTTCTGACATATTTTTGACAAGACATGCATGCATTTTTATAAACCTTTGTCAATTTTTAGCACAACCAAAGGTGGGTGCTTCATCCATATCACATGATGTACTTACTTTTGTTGATTCACCCCATGTCACATCTCCAAGACTAAATCTGATGAATTAAATCTAATAAAATGgctaaattaaatgaaaattttgcctaAATTGTAAAGCATTTCAAAGATTTGAGAAAATTGATTCAgtctattcctttttttttttttggggggggggggcaaataagACAAACTCCCAACAGTTGATCATTTCatgtaagttaaaaaaaattatactttttttatacTCTTCAAaggtagggacagtgattttccgcgatcgcggaaaacggacggaattcacggaaaaggccttttgaaacggaaagtggcatttcaaacggaaaatcacggaaaacgtattttccctcaaaatacacagaatagcaacagaaattactccgaaataacaacaaaatgagaatattaaatggccacaaaaccccagaaaacacgatctcacttcgctacaatcatgacaattcacacatcgtgattgctctcgacatcagcacactcgatagTACCCCGCGATCGTACCCAGCCGGCCGGCGCGAGCTTCACATCGCTCAActgcacggtcgtgtgttgttaccctctacgtttgaagatgtaacagcacgatatcgtggtcttaaaatccaagatggcagactggcgaaagtcgttgactgatgataacgatgtccaaaaaaccccaaaattatcgatgaaatttaatttcaccgtaaaataatgctaattatgtgaaaggtgaggatgtatgcatgctaaatcagtttgaaaaattattgaatacaccagcatagatccgattagaacggattctattgtgttgttggtacagtagcagatacaaattttggccagtgcgagtgtatgcgctttgattttgctattcaatgtgtaaacggaattgtcacttttccctGTGTACaacgtctatggggaaacggaatttccgttttctgacgtgctgaaacggaattcgtgattttctgaaacggaaaaggccattttttgaaacggaaaatcactgtccctacaaaGGGTGCACAATCAAAGCCAAAGCAGGCAATTCCAATGGGTTGAACGGCAAATATCCATGTCATTTCCATCATGGTAGAGTGTAAAATAGAATATGGAATGCAATCATATTCACAACAGGTGCTGGGGCTAGGAATAGTGGGATACATGTACAGCCATTTGGGGTTCTGGTACCATTTTCTCAAAACCAACAAATTTCTTTGATAATCTCTAGCATTTTGCATGTTGACATAAATATACtattaaagcaaaattaaaGTGAATCAATACCCTTATTTTCAGTCAAGCTTGGTCCATGGCAAATGAAAGAAGTCCATATCACTGTAAGGGTTTGAGAAAGACTTGAACAACAAGTTCATCATTAACAATATACTCACTTGATGGTGCCAAAAGATCATTCAAAGGAACCTTCTTATCAATGTCTGTATCGATGTGATATCGAGATTTAGTAAAGTTCTTCTTGCCACTTGTGACAGCAAGAACCTTGGAATCATTCACAACCTGAACTATGTATTCAATGGGTCTAGGTTGGTCCAGGACCACATTGGAATACAGGATCATGCGGAAGTTGCTTGATGCAGAATCGTTGCTTGACGAAGATCCCTTGGGGTAGATCTTCAGTTCCCAATCCCAACTGGAGTGAGGATATGATGACGATTTTGTTGAAAACCTTGGCATCACTTCCTGTAGCTTGTTAAATTGTGAATACCCTGACAGGACAATTCTCTTGTCCCATCTCAGATCAGTGTAATTTCTCAGAAGGTAACTTGTAGAGGAGAAGTCTGGGTTGTTTGCTCTTGACTCCAAAGGAAGTGCATTGAACTTGTATGCATGTAGAAGTGGGGTTGAAAACAGTCCCGGGAATTGTTCAACAACCCTGTGATTCTCTAGTTGTTGCAGTTGCTCCGGGGTCATCATAGGAAAGCGTATATGTGGGAGTATCTCTTTCAGAAGATCTTCCATCTTTTGCATTCGCTCTGGATGCATTGGCGATTCAATCCACTTGATGACTGCCCTGAAGACAAGCAGTTCATTCCTGACAGTCAAATGTGAGCTCTTCAAGAACTGAACAAGCTGATCTCTATCGAGAGCAAGCCATTCCCCACTCCAGTCTGGCAATGACATTATGTCATCAGCTTTAGGAGAGAGTGCTTTGACAGAAGCTGTAATCAGTACTTGATGATAGCACTTTGTAGCATACTGGTACCACACATGGAAGACATCTTTCAGAGGCAACTTTGGCATGATGTTGTTGGTAGCAAACTCAATGCAGACCCTGCgtagatcacagacattgtatTTATCAGCCAACATCAGGATTGGAAGTGTATTCTCTATGGTCAGGACAATGTGGCAAGAATACAGGAACTTCAGGAATGCTGGAAATACCTCTGTGCATTCTGGTTCTTCTACCAGCTCAATTTCCTGGAGGGTTGGGATTTGGAATATGTGGAAAGAATTAAGAAATATGTTATTACAGATGAATTCTTAGCCAGCCATCCatacataatatttttaaaaaaagattgctTTTAAACACGATGGgccacatgacaatgatgacataGAAAATGTCTGATCTTCACAAGAGTTTAGAGATCCTTCATGCACGCTTCCCATCCCTAAAGCTGAAAATAGAAAGAAACATGCTATTCCTTCAAAGAGAGCATCAAGTGTAATTCgattttttataaaacaaatttccttgaatatttGCAAATGATATTCCACAAGGACAGGTAAAGGTACATGGTTTTTACAcgagtacatgtaaatatagaactaaatattgaaattcattCAAAGTTTGTTTTCAGACTACACAATGAAGCTCTATACAATTTAACACTAAATTTACAGTATTTTGTTTATCGTGGTTGATTTTGAGGTGTACATTTCTGTACAAACAGAATCCACAAAGGCGAGAAAAATGGGTGTGACAAACACAATAGAAGAGGTGTCAAAGTAAACACTGATGACGATCATAATCCACTACAATCTGGGTAGTATATCAtgccaactacatgtatgattgtTCCAAGCACAAGTAGAGGTGTGAAGGTAAAGAAGGGGTATTAATCAATAATATCTGTGGTCTTGTTTTGTGACTAGTGCCTGTGTTTCAAAACACATCCTCACTTCATTCCAGTAATAGACAAGCCCGCCTTTCAATCTAGGGCATATTTCTATATTATAgcggaaatggggggggggcaaggataTTAAATATTAAATGATATATGCATTGAGACAATTACATTCTGAGTATCCATGGTAATGCCTTTGAAGACCTTTGATTAATAATTCAAGCTGTTTTATCATTTCTGAACTATTTTTGCTCAAATGTTGGCAATTTTTAAAGTGAAagttttataattattcatTCTAAAATTTCTAACATCAAAATACATCATCTAGGCTGAATCTTTATCTTTGAATTTCATTAAACAACTCTCTCActaaaacaatataaagaaaagaaaaacaccaTTGGAATAGAGATGGGCTATACTAGGGTAAAAActaaaaaaggtgatttttcaaattcctacatacatgacataaaatAGGGCACTGCCTTACTATTTGATGTAGTGTGCACTCCTGAGCacttttacttcatttttgttgaactcagtaaaaaaaaatgaggtgcGGGCCAAAAATCCTAACTGGGTGGGTGTGGCCACAAATGGGCCAAATATGGGCACGCCTGAGACTCTTGGGTGCATTTCAGCAATAACTTTAATGTTCAGTATCTAGTTTTTGTGATTTTTGTGTTGATATATAATATGTTTCCGTAGACAAGTCATCTAATGAAGCTACATGTAATAAATTCAATATGAGAGATGATATTTGTTAAGgaaaattttacatttcttaTAAATTTTAAGTTATTTATTGGGCCACCAGATCATGTGACCTTGAAAATTAAATAGCTAATTTTTCTTAAGCATTTTTGTAAACAGACAGGAGATCCGTGACAACTCAAGCTGGGCCCTGGTCAAATGGGGGCCCACCTCCCCCCATCTCAAAGTGTGAAAAACAGAGCTGGGAGAGATCAGCTGATCTAGATGGCTATTCCACTGTACAttctgtttctttgttttttaacttttttttatagtcTGCAATACTATTTCAGTCAtaaacatgaaatcaattgctaCCTCTAATACTAAAGACAACAATACCGTATATAGAATATGGACATGGTCACATGGATATAAAAATATGGACATGAAAACATTCTCAATATGTCCAAGGATGGGGCATACAACCTCTTTCAAACCGTAAAATTATGTGATGACAGATACATGTACTGCATATCAAAGAAAACAATCTCAGAGTCAGTAAATAACCCAACCTTCACAGGTGATAAAGGAAACAGTACAGATTTTACATGAATAACCACCTGTATTCCTACTGAACTGAACATGTACAGAAAGTTGTCATCATTTCCTACAGTAATCCCAAGGCTTTCTACAATATATGGAATGTCAGTATATCCGATCCAATGGTGGATCTCATACAAgtggggtgatttttttttaaagagggggggggggggtggttgggGTTGGCCAGGGGCAGCACTGATAGAGCTGGAGTATTAAAAGGAAATGGGTTTTATGACCTTCTCAGAAAAATTCAGTAACATCCAGGACAGGTTACAACATCAATGTATTTTTGTAAGGTAATCCTCGTTTCCTGGACCCAAATTATCAAATAGTCTTTTTGTTATgtcattttcacaaatatttttatcatatggTCCAATAGTAGTATCGTATGCTTAAATGTACAATGATactccccccaccccccaaaaaaaacacacacacacagacctacatgtatgtacattcaCAAGGTTTACAGAACACTAGTCCACTATATCGCTGACATTAtctaaagtacatgtacatgtacaactgaTACACTAGTTTAAAAAATAGGGAAATAAACCTTTTTGACAAATGAGTGGAGCTTCATCCATTTGCCTCATTAACCCGGAGGGGGGgcggggcagtcaaatatattgctgtacacatgcgtgaccaagaAATTTCCAAACACCCTCTACatgtaaacaagtttttctctgtgtgcaaaataaccccctaaacaagtttttcacaggctttatttacacattttggcccctaaacaagatGTCGCCTAAATGTGACCTCAgggaaaaagcttgggaaaaaaacataccctaaacacgtttggctagtctttaaaaaaaagctttggggaaaaaaactTAGGcctaccctaaatacgtttaaTCCTGCgcttgaccattgaccagtctttcaaaaccatccCTTTTCTTGATACCCTTATTCCACATGCAGACCg containing:
- the LOC121418858 gene encoding BTB/POZ domain-containing protein 17-like isoform X1 — translated: MVVISSQLCVHSWMQNCFKLLCTMSEQRVPHLGHRMMPVAGVPGAQGGGNPGQGGALAPGQPGAGGAVGGGAAGANQGGGNEISPLQAFYFAVISQPQPPIMISAVPEDLDKDSVPQGRVDCYGNERKALADMTRFYNNPQLSDIKLKVGFEEFNAHKLVLVRCSEVFERMFSADWSGRNKKEIELVEEPECTEVFPAFLKFLYSCHIVLTIENTLPILMLADKYNVCDLRRVCIEFATNNIMPKLPLKDVFHVWYQYATKCYHQVLITASVKALSPKADDIMSLPDWSGEWLALDRDQLVQFLKSSHLTVRNELLVFRAVIKWIESPMHPERMQKMEDLLKEILPHIRFPMMTPEQLQQLENHRVVEQFPGLFSTPLLHAYKFNALPLESRANNPDFSSTSYLLRNYTDLRWDKRIVLSGYSQFNKLQEVMPRFSTKSSSYPHSSWDWELKIYPKGSSSSNDSASSNFRMILYSNVVLDQPRPIEYIVQVVNDSKVLAVTSGKKNFTKSRYHIDTDIDKKVPLNDLLAPSSEYIVNDELVVQVFLKPLQ
- the LOC121418858 gene encoding BTB/POZ domain-containing protein 17-like isoform X2, whose translation is MASMLSEQRVPHLGHRMMPVAGVPGAQGGGNPGQGGALAPGQPGAGGAVGGGAAGANQGGGNEISPLQAFYFAVISQPQPPIMISAVPEDLDKDSVPQGRVDCYGNERKALADMTRFYNNPQLSDIKLKVGFEEFNAHKLVLVRCSEVFERMFSADWSGRNKKEIELVEEPECTEVFPAFLKFLYSCHIVLTIENTLPILMLADKYNVCDLRRVCIEFATNNIMPKLPLKDVFHVWYQYATKCYHQVLITASVKALSPKADDIMSLPDWSGEWLALDRDQLVQFLKSSHLTVRNELLVFRAVIKWIESPMHPERMQKMEDLLKEILPHIRFPMMTPEQLQQLENHRVVEQFPGLFSTPLLHAYKFNALPLESRANNPDFSSTSYLLRNYTDLRWDKRIVLSGYSQFNKLQEVMPRFSTKSSSYPHSSWDWELKIYPKGSSSSNDSASSNFRMILYSNVVLDQPRPIEYIVQVVNDSKVLAVTSGKKNFTKSRYHIDTDIDKKVPLNDLLAPSSEYIVNDELVVQVFLKPLQ